The following coding sequences are from one Streptomyces angustmyceticus window:
- a CDS encoding SDR family NAD(P)-dependent oxidoreductase, with protein MSETHSPVYRNVLVIGGTGGLGQAVALEFAQLAQTVHLTYHGRRAAAEKIGAAVAERGGTAEVHQLTLPDPDTRGTGIRKLLTRVTPCDVVVNCAVAGNPAVATVSNAEEFKSVIDANVFGAYQVNSISAQAMAGSGGGTVVNVSSVITRRYIVGAVGYVSSKAALEAMTRGFAREWGGAGVRFNTVSPGPIRDTRLLSMVPAQVIDGMMAPGLEERLVSAQQVASVIRAVAGADFAAMNGEVVVVDEGFSL; from the coding sequence ATGAGCGAAACGCACTCGCCGGTCTACCGGAACGTCTTGGTTATCGGCGGTACAGGGGGCCTGGGCCAGGCGGTGGCACTCGAGTTCGCGCAGCTCGCGCAAACGGTCCACCTGACGTACCACGGCCGTCGAGCCGCGGCGGAGAAGATCGGTGCGGCGGTCGCCGAGCGCGGCGGGACGGCCGAGGTCCACCAGCTCACCCTGCCCGACCCGGACACACGGGGCACGGGCATCCGCAAGCTGCTCACGCGGGTCACCCCTTGCGACGTCGTCGTGAACTGCGCCGTGGCCGGCAACCCAGCTGTGGCGACCGTGTCCAATGCCGAAGAGTTCAAGTCGGTCATCGACGCCAACGTCTTCGGGGCCTATCAGGTCAACTCGATCAGCGCGCAGGCCATGGCAGGCTCCGGCGGCGGCACCGTGGTGAACGTGTCGTCGGTCATCACCAGGCGCTACATCGTAGGCGCGGTCGGATACGTCTCCAGCAAGGCGGCGCTCGAGGCAATGACGCGCGGTTTCGCCCGTGAGTGGGGTGGGGCCGGAGTGCGCTTCAACACGGTCTCCCCGGGCCCGATCCGCGACACCCGGCTTCTGTCCATGGTTCCTGCACAAGTGATCGACGGAATGATGGCCCCAGGTCTTGAGGAGCGGTTGGTGTCGGCGCAGCAGGTTGCCTCGGTGATCCGGGCCGTTGCCGGGGCCGACTTTGCGGCCATGAACGGTGAAGTGGTCGTCGTTGATGAAGGGTTCTCGCTGTGA